GGCGCTTCGAGAACCGATGCAACCTGTGATTCGATTACTGAAGTCCCGCAGCAACTGGTGATGTATGGCTTGTGTGCGAAAACGGCGCGGCAAATATGTGGTGGACTGGCGTGATGGAGCGGGAGTGCGCCGCTGGAAGACCTTCGACAAGAAGACCGATGCGGATGCGCACCGTGATAAGGTCGGACCGGAAGCCCGGCAACGTTTGACATCGTCTGTTCCCGCCAGCATCACGTTGAGGGACTATGCCGAGCACTGGAAACAATTGATCGGCCATAGCGTGAAGTCGCGGACCTTAACGCGATACAGTGAAATTCTCACGCAACATATCTTTCCGCGCTTTGAGAAGGTGGCCGTTCAAAAGCTGGAGCGAGGACCTATTAAGCTCTTGCTCACTAACAAGCTCAACGAGGGACTTCAAAAGCGTACCGTCCGCAATATCCATGCGGTCTTGAGAACCATGCTGAATGCTGCGATTGACGATGGTCTTCTCAGCTCCAATCCAGCGGCAAAATTAGGTCGAACGCTCAAGTTAACCACATCCAAGGCGACGAGGCAGGAAGAAATCAAAGCCCTCACCAAGGAGCAGCGGCAAGTGTTCCTGGCCACAGCGTTGAAGGACACGCCCCGCTACTATCCGCTGTTCTTTGTCCTGGCGGGGACAGGCATGAGGTTAGGGGAAGCCTTGGCGCTCCAAGTTGAGGATGTGAATCTTCACGCCAAGACCATCCGCATCGCTCGTGCTTTTTCAGAAGATGGAACACTTGATACGCCAAAGTCTGGCCATGGACGCTCGGTAGATATCTCGAACTCTCTCACTGAGATGCTGGGATCTCATATCCGGGCACGCAAGCAAGACACGCTCAAATATGGATGGACTGATCGTCCTTCGTGGTTATTTGTGAGCAAGGTGGGTTCGCCACTCGATCCGGCCAATGTGCGCAAGGGCATGACCCATGCGTTGAAGGCAGCGAAGTTGCCGACACATTTCACCCCTCATTGTTTGCGCCATACGTACGCCTCCATTCTCCTGGCTGATGGCGTCAGCCCTGTCTACGTCCAGGAACAACTTGGCCACGCCACGATTGAATTGACTGTCTCCACCTATGGTCGATGGCTGAAGAAAAAAGCCCCCGGTGCATTGGATCGCCTCGACGCAATCCCGTCTCAATTAGAGAGAGCGGTAGCAAGTGGTAGCAAAGTGGTAGCAGACGGGGCCTACACACACAATCCCCAGACCGGAAAGGTGGTGCAACTGCCTGAAATTCCTTGGGGAGGTGTGGAGCTGGCGAGAGGAATCGAACCTCCAACCTGCGGTTTACAAAACCGCTGCTCTGCCGATTGAGCTACGCCAGCTTCCTAATGATTTTAACAACTTACACTTTTACAGACTCTCGGCCTTGGGGTCAAGTGTTCCCGGCGTGTTCTCTTGAAGATATTTCCCGAGTCTATTGGCCGCCTGTGTGAGGTCCTCTTCTCTGATCTGATTGTATCGTTTCCACATCTGTGGAGACGTATGGCCTACAATCTGCATGGCTGTCGTGGTGTCAATTCCAGCTCTTCGTAGGTTTGTGGCAGCACAATGTCGAAGGTCATGGAAGCGAAAGTCACTTAGCCCTGCGTCTGTCAGGGCTGTTCTAAATGCCGTGCGAAAATCCCTCAGTGGTTGCCGGTTGTACAAAAACACCTGTCTCGTTGAAAGACTCCGTACTTTCGCTAAGCGGTGCAACGTGGCTTTCACATCTGGCGTCATGGGAACTTGTCGCGGCTTCTTTGTCTTGGTGTCTTGACTCCGTAGGGTGATAAACCCTCTCTTGAGGTCGATGCGGTCCCACGTTAAGCCGACAATTTCACTCAGACGTTGTCCAAGTTGGTAAGCCGTCAACAGCACTGGGCGAAGATGAGGCTTTGCCACGTGATAGAGTCTGCTCCATTCTTCCTCGCTCAGTACTCTGTCCCGTGCGTTCTGCGGATCGGGCAGGGGAACCCTTGCAGCAGCATTGACTTGTAAAAGCCCCCGTCGGATTGCAACGTTCAAACAGTGCTTGAGCACAATATGGTCATTGTTCAAAGTCTGGATACTCGGCTTTTTCCCATTCTTCTTCTTTCGCTGTTTTCGGAAGGCCTCGACATCGGAAGGTCTGATCTCGGTTAAGACCTTGCTACCGAAGAAGGGAATCAGCTGCCGCTCCATGATTTCGAGTCGATCTTGGTAGCTGCGGAGCGTCTTGATGGATTCGAGTTCCAGGTAGGCCGTTGCCCATTCCTTGAAGAGAATCGGTTTGGCCTGTTCAGTTTTCTCGTGGCCTAAGAGCAAGCGCGTTTTAATCGCGGCTTCCATCTCACGCGCGATGGTCTTGTTCAGGCACCCCACTTTCCATCGCTTCTTTTTTGCGCCGGGTACGCCACTCGCGAGGCTCCACGACTTGCCATCCTCACTCTCCCTCACACGGAACTCGACATAGTAACTATCGCGTCGCTTGGTTAGTCCCATGGCTGTCTCTCCGTGCTGTGATCGTGTGTTGATCGATCCATGCGTCCAGCTGAGCCTGCTTAAACTTCACCAGCCGCCCGATTTTGACGTACCCCAGTTTCCTTGCGGAGACCCATCCGTACAGGGTCAATTTGGATATGCCTAAATACTTCGCGGCCTCATCCATTGTCAAAAGGTTATTCATGGTGTTTCGAGAGGCCTTTCCTCCAGGCGCTACCTCATGTGGCCGAGTGAACCAACCGACACATGCGCACACCCATCGAGACAAGCACTTATGAAAGGGTTCAGATTTTATGACCATACCGAAAAAGTAGGGGTGCGAACGAAAGAAAGGACCATGGGTCAGGTAGGCGCATGTCCGTGCCCTGGATCAGCAGAATGGCCGAGATTCAGGCGAAGTTCCACGAAGGCGTTGCTGGTCTGTACCGGGCGAAGGGCTTCGACAAACATGTCTCTGAGGCACCGCGTCGGGAGACGCCGTGCCAGGTGGAGTCTGGCACCGTCGTGTCGCACGATGCGACTCGCCCGTGCGGAGACGGTTGGCGACGACGGGGACGTTCCTTGAGTCAATCAACCGCGGGGCACCGCCAGACCCCCACGCGAATGCTGAGGCAGCGTGGGCACGTGGGTTACGAGGCCTGTTTCATGCTCTCGATCCCACGGAGAATGAAGACACGCATAAGGACCTGATAGGGAATGCCTTGGTGTGTTGCCAGCGCCTTCAGTTCTTTGAGGGTGCGCTCGTCGAGGGCTACACTCGTCGGTTTCTTCTTCGCCGTCTTGTATCGTCGCATGGCCGCGAGCACATGCTCGGGTGCGAGGTCAAATGGGCCTTTATAGGTCGGGGAAGATTTCACGCGCCATCGTGTCATATTGGCTTCGCTCCTTTCGATGCGCCGGACGGGCGCTGATCACGCGGATTTTGCTGCCTCGGAAGGTAAAGGCGACCTGCAGCACGCGTCCACGGTCTGACTGACCCACCAGTCCCAGGCGCAGTTCGTTGACGACGGGGCTGGTCTGTATGCCGAGTGGAACGGCTTGTTTGAGCCGGAACACACTCTCCACCTCATCGGTGGTCACGTCGTGCTTGGTCGCATTCTTAGTGCGGTTGCCCTGATCCCATTCGAACGCGAACATCGTCGTGTCCAAGATCCAGGCCAACAACCATTCAACAAATAGCCATGTCGCCATACGCCACTATCAGGACACTATCCTAACACTATCCTATGAAAGGTGCCAGGGATCACGGGAACGCACCGTGCCAAGAGAACAGGCGTCGCCCATTAAGGAGTGTGGCACGCCCGTGGCAACCGCGCCGTCGAGAACGATGTCACGCTTGCAGCCGCGCGTGGCCACAGATTCAGAAGATGGGTTGCGCCCCCGTTTTCGGTGAGGGGCGCAACATGATGTTGAGAAGAGGTCGGTCTGTAAGTCCAATGTCTGAGTCCGTTCATGGTCGGCTCGGCTTTTTGATGGTGATTGAGGAGCAGAGCGAGCGATACCTGCATGGGGGTGAGGAACTATTAGCGTCGAGTCGTGCGGTGTCAATAAATTGCACATCCACAGGAACCCGTGTAGCATTTCACTTGTTTCGTTTATTTCGCTTATTGTGATTGGCTGCTATGCTGCCATTCAGAGAAGAGAGGAGCGTATCCATGACTACTTCGACCAGAGAACCGATCGTGCCGACCGCTGAGGACGCCGAGCTGGCGAAGAAGGCGCTCCATATCTTGGCATCGCATCAAGACCAGTCCATGGATCTCCATGTTCAGATTATTCAGAAACGGAAAACTCCTGAACGTCTGTTTTTGCCTCCGTCGGCTGTGCGACTCCTCTTCACCATCCTTGACGAAATGTCAGCGGGCAATGCCGTCCCACTGATTCCGGTCCATGCCGAACTCACGACACAAGAAGCCGCCGATATGCTGAATGTGTCCCGTCCGTTCCTCGTGAATCTGTTAGAGGAGCAGAAAATCCCGTACCGCAAGGTGAGCACCCACCGGCACATTCTCTTCGCCGATCTCATGCGCTACAAACATCAGATCGACGCGGACCGTCGTGCTGTCCTCGATCAACTGACCCACGACGCGCAAGCGCAGAAGATGGGCTATTGAGTGTAGCTACCTTTACCCAGCCTGGCCCACAGTGTGCTACGGAGAATCATCTTTCATTCGCGCGACAAATGGCGTACAATGGAAACATG
The Nitrospira sp. genome window above contains:
- a CDS encoding BrnT family toxin, which codes for MATWLFVEWLLAWILDTTMFAFEWDQGNRTKNATKHDVTTDEVESVFRLKQAVPLGIQTSPVVNELRLGLVGQSDRGRVLQVAFTFRGSKIRVISARPAHRKERSQYDTMAREIFPDL
- a CDS encoding site-specific integrase, which gives rise to MGLTKRRDSYYVEFRVRESEDGKSWSLASGVPGAKKKRWKVGCLNKTIAREMEAAIKTRLLLGHEKTEQAKPILFKEWATAYLELESIKTLRSYQDRLEIMERQLIPFFGSKVLTEIRPSDVEAFRKQRKKKNGKKPSIQTLNNDHIVLKHCLNVAIRRGLLQVNAAARVPLPDPQNARDRVLSEEEWSRLYHVAKPHLRPVLLTAYQLGQRLSEIVGLTWDRIDLKRGFITLRSQDTKTKKPRQVPMTPDVKATLHRLAKVRSLSTRQVFLYNRQPLRDFRTAFRTALTDAGLSDFRFHDLRHCAATNLRRAGIDTTTAMQIVGHTSPQMWKRYNQIREEDLTQAANRLGKYLQENTPGTLDPKAESL
- a CDS encoding helix-turn-helix domain-containing protein, encoding MTTSTREPIVPTAEDAELAKKALHILASHQDQSMDLHVQIIQKRKTPERLFLPPSAVRLLFTILDEMSAGNAVPLIPVHAELTTQEAADMLNVSRPFLVNLLEEQKIPYRKVSTHRHILFADLMRYKHQIDADRRAVLDQLTHDAQAQKMGY
- a CDS encoding helix-turn-helix domain-containing protein, with protein sequence MNNLLTMDEAAKYLGISKLTLYGWVSARKLGYVKIGRLVKFKQAQLDAWIDQHTITARRDSHGTNQATR